GAAAACGGCGACCACCCAGCCCGCCAAGGCAAAGTAGTCGCCGTCCTGAAGAATGAACCGCCCGCCAAGGCGGCTCCCCTGAAGCGTCACACAGATGGAGATCAAAGTGACACAGCATGCAAATAGCACGGTAAACGTGAAAGTTCCAGTCCAGCCGGTCCGTAAGGTGCCGCACGAGGCCGATACCCTGTCTTTCATGCATCGCAAGATGCCGGCCGGCAGCGGAATATGCTACTGGAACATCGAGTCCAGCGGCCATTTCGGCAAGGACTGCGACAAGGGCCACGAATTGGCCCGCGAGTATCTCGACTATATCGGGCGCCACCCGACCAACGGCGCTACCACGCTGCTCGGATGCATCGTCAACGACATGGTGCGCCTCAGGCAGGAAGAGCGCTTGCCGTCCCGCAACCACTTGACCGGGGTAGAAATCGGCTTCCTTGGCGAGGTCAATCGCTACGCAATGGCCACGATGGTCGCCATGGTCAAGACGAAGGGCAACCCGGAAGGTGGTGTGGCATGACCCGCCCCGCTCATCCCCTTGGCTTCAAGACTGAGAAGCTGACGCTGGCACAGCTGATCGCGCTCGATGACGCATTGCAGACCGCCTCAAATGTCCTGTCCGGCTTGCAGGAGCAACCACGCTTTGGGAACGTGGCGGGCGAAATCCTGGATGATTTCAGGACCAACATCGGTTTTGAGCAAGAGACGATCCGAGACATCGCTTCAAAGCTGCCCGTGGTCAGCACGAACGATCGGGACATTAAGTTTGCGCTATTGGCCCGCATGTGGGTCGACCAAAGCGAAAGCCCCTCGACTACGATACGGGAGCTGGCGAGGATTATGGCTGATGTCGAGTGGAAAGGCGGTGCCAAATGAAGGCCCCGACCGACAATCTCGACGATCTGCAGAGCGACATTGCGCACCTGTCGGAAGTCATGGACATCATCGTCGAGACTTTGCTCGACACCCCCCGGTTCGATGGGTCGAACAAGTTGCTTGATCGCTCCATCGCCCTATCGTGGATCGCGCGTGACATGGCTGACATGCTGAGAACCGAGGCTGACCTTTGCCACCAGCGCGTCCTTCAAGAAGCGCGTGCTCGCAAGCGCGGAGGATCGTTGCAGTGAATGTCGCGACCGAAGGCGACGACGCGCCGCTTACCTTAAAGGAGGCATGTCAGGTCTTCTTCCGTGGCCGGATCACACCGGCCACGTTGCGGGCTGAGTCTAGGCGTGGCAGGCTATCAATCATGCGGGTAGGGCGGGCTGACTTCGTGACGCCCCAGGCGATGAGGGAGATGATGACGAAATGCCAAGACCAGCCAAAGGCGCCCGGCTCTACCTCGACCCGCAGCGCCGGGAATGGATCATCCGAGATGTCGGGGAGGTCTTCGAACGCACAGGCTGCAGCGAACCAGATCGCGCAGGAGCTGAAAAAAGGCTCGGCGAATACATCGCGGAAAAATTCAAACCAGTCTCTCGCGAAAGTCATCTCGCTCGCCTCTCGGTCGCCGAAGTCCTGACCGCCTACGGGCGCGAGTATGCGCCGCACAAGAAATCCGCCGAGCGGAGCGGGTACGCCATCGCGGCCTTACTGCCGTTTTGGGGATCGAGGACGCTGGCCGACGTGCGCGGCGAGACGTGTCGAGCCTACGCCAAAGCGCGAGGCGCGACCGTCCAGGCTGGCACGATCAGGCGAGAGCTTGCTGCACTGTCGAAGGCCATCAACCATTGGCATAAGGAACATGGGCCGCTGGCGTCCGTGCCGGAAGTGACCATGCCCGACATCTCGCCGCCGCGCGACCGCTGGCTGACCCGCACCGAGGCTGCGATGCACCTGGCCGGCGCGCTCGGCTTCTATCGGGAGATGTGGTGCGACGTGTCCACCAGGCGCGAACATTATCGGTGGCGCCGTAATCGCTTTGCCGTCAATCGCCATCTCGCCCGCTTCATTTTGTTGGGGCTCTACACAGGATCTCGGCGCGCGGCGATTTGCAACGTCCAATGGATGCCGAATACGACCGGCGGCTGGATCGACACGCAACGTGGCGTCATGCATCGGCGAGGGGAGGGAGTAGCCGAGACGAACAAGCGCCAGCCGCCGGTTCGGCTTGGCCGCCGCATCAGCGCTCATCTAGCAAGATGGAAAAAGATCGACGACGCGGCAAGAGACGCAGCTTCACAGGAAGCTGGCGAGCCAGTGTCAACCCATCTGCATGTCGTCAGCTATATGGGCAGGGGCGTAGCATCAGTGCGCACCGCTTGGGAAATGGCGATCGACAACGCCTGGCTTGATCCCGCCGCCACCGGTCAGCCTCCGATCACGCCGCACGTTCTGCGCCATACGCGCGCAACCTGGATGATGTTCGCTGGCATCGACATCTGGGAAGCGGCCGGCGCGCTCGGGATGTCGGCGAAAACGCTCGACAAAGTCTATGGCCATCACCACGTCGACTTCCAGAAGAACGCCGCCGAGGTCTAACCTACGTGAAGAACCCCGCCGAAGCGGGGTTCTAAAACTTTACGCAGCGATCAACTCGTATGGGTGAGCGTCATTGCTCACCTTTTGAATGTTGATCGGCTGTGCCTCGGTCGTCGGGACACTGCGACGGGACAATTCATCGATCCCAGCATTCACAGGCAGCTCGAGCTTCTCAATCGCAAGCCGACGCACTAAGGCCTCGATTGAGCTGTCGATTTCTACCTCATTACGCTCCCAACGCCCGATGGATTGCTTGTCACGATGCACAAGCGTCGCCAATTCAGCTTGGGTCAGCCCCATTTCCGATCGGAGGAAACGCAGCTCGTCACCGCTCATTCCCTTGGCATGATCAACGATGCCTGTGGCGATCACATGATGCAGTTCGTTAATGGCGGGAATCGTGATGATCTCGTCGCCGTCATCATCCACTTCAACAGCGATTCCGCTGATGTAGACGTTGAGCAGCCCGCTCTCCGTGTAGTGGTGTGCGTCATTCATCATCTTGAACTCCAATTATCGAGCCGGCAATCCGCTCGAACTCATCGATCCACATGACCGATATAACTTTTATGAGGCTCCCGGTCTTCGCGGGGATTAAAACAACCCCAATCGACCGGCTTCCACCGTTTGGCGTCTTGCATTCGATCCTATAACGAAAATGTCCCGCTCTCGTTGCAGGGATCGGAGCTTGATAGACATTGCCATATTTGAGGGCATGCAGCACATCCGACACGATCAAGCCACGTTCAGAAAGCCGGTCTCGCGCATGAAGCTTGTACGAAAGGTTCAGCTTCGGGTTTTTGGCGATAGCCCTAATTTCGATCGTCGCACGGCCAGCATCCCAAGGTTGCGTACTCGTCACAATGCCTCCCTAGAGAGGCCTTTCCGACCACTCGATGTATCATGGTGATACCTACTTAATTACTAAGCGTCAATCTGCAAGGGTCGCGTTTTTTAGTCCTGGAGCTAAACCACATGATGGGCCGACGCGCAGAGCGAACATTTGCCAAGGCCCAGTAAACGGGCACGCAGCCGTCATGGTAATTTCTGTGCCGTTTCTGTGCCAAGCGGCAGGCAGACGCAGCTAAGTTATTGAAAGGATGGTGGGCGTGACAGGGATTGAACCTGTGACCCCTGCAATGTCAATGCAGTGCTCTCCCGCTGAGCTACACGCCCATCCGAAGCCGCGCATACACCATTTTTGGTCCAGCGCGTCAATAGCCGGAAAAGGGAAAGAAAGGCTCGTTTTGTCGCGCCGCCGACGAAGCGGCGAGATCACACTGTGCGCGCTTCAGGCGGCCTGCAGCATTTTTTCGACCTCGTTGACGAGATCGCGCAGGTGGAAGGGCTTGGACAGCACCTTGGCGTCTTTCGGCGCCTTGGAATCGGGGTTGAGCGCGACGGCCGCGAAACCGGTGATGAACATCACCTTGAGGTCGGGATCGATCTCGGTGGCGCGGCGGGCGAGTTCGATGCCGTCCATCTCCGGCATGACGATATCGGTCAGCAGCAGGGAGAAAGGTTCTTCGCGCAGCCGCTCGTAGGCGCTGGCGCCATTGTCGAAATCGCTGACGTGGTAGCCGGCCCGCTCCAGTGCCTTGACCAGGAACCGGCGCATGTCGTCGTCGTCTTCCGCCAGCAGAATGCGTGCCATCTTGTCCCGTCCGAATCACCCCAGCCAAGCCTGCCGTCCGGCAAGCCCGTTAACCATCCTGTATATGAGGAGCTGACGGTAAACATCAAGTGAACGTTGGCGGCATTAATCCTGATTTGACGCGGTTCCTGACATGCCGAAATGCTGGACATGCGGCCGATGAGGTGGCAGTTTCCCATCATGATGCATTGCTGTTTCCGGGTTCGTTCAAATTGACGACGGCAGCCGAAGATTTTTCGGTCGTTCCACCCTTCGAAATCCGATCGGGCGCCGAGCAGCGCGTTCCCTTCGTCTTCAACTCACCGCATAGCGGCCGCTATTATCCAGACCGCTTCCTGGCCATGGCGCGGCTCGACCGGAACGCCATCCGCCGCTCCGAGGATTGCTATGTCGACGAGCTGTTCGGCAGCGCGGTGGTGCTGGGCGCGCCGATGCTGGCGGCGAATTTTCCGCGCGCTTACCTCGACGTCAACCGCGAACCCTGGGAACTCGACCCGCGCATGTTCGCCGAGCCGGTGCCGTCCTTCTGCAACATCCGCTCGGCGCGTGTCGCCGGCGGGCTCGGCACCGTGCCCAAGCTGGTGGGCGAGGGGCTCGACATCTATTCCGGCCGTCTGCCGCTGGCGGAGGCCGTCCAGCGCATAGAGGCGGTCTACAAACCCTATCACGAGACGCTGAAGCGGCTATTGACCAGAACCCATGCCAGGTTCGGCTATGCCGTGCTGATCGACTGCCATTCGATGCCGGCGAGCATCAGGGTGGGCGACAGCGGCCTGCGGCCGGATTTCATCGTCGGCGACCGTTTCGGCATCTCGGCCACGGCGGCCCTGACCGAGACGGCGATCGGCCTGCTCATCGGCATGGGCTACACCGTCGCCCACAACAAACCCTATGCAGGCGGTTTCATCACCGAGCATTACGGCCGGCCGGCGCGCCATCTGCATGCGCTGCAGATCGAGGTCAATCGCGGCCTCTACATGAATGAGCGGACGTTCCAGAAATCGGCCGGCTTCGATGCGCTGGCCGACGATATGGCGCGCTTTTCGGCCGACCTGATGGCGATGCCCGACCACCACTTCATCGACCTGCCGCTGGCCGCCGAATGACGCCGGAGCGGCGGCTGTTCATGCAATCCCGCGCTGGCCATCCCGCAGCGTAAAAAAAGACCGCATCGTTTGCACGACACGGTCGAAGTCTAGGGAGGAAACGCCCAAGGAGGGCATGGACAGGAAAACCTGTCCGAGAACAAATTTATTGTGCGATGCACAAATGTCAATCGATCCCACGCTTTTTTAATTCACTCTGATGTGGAAATGCGTTTCGATGGTCCCGATGTGTGACATTTCGGCAACGCTGATGTCTCTGATAAATCGATAAACCGGCTTGTTTTGGCGGGAAAGTGCCGGCAGACCGGGTTGGCACTCTGTAATGCGGGAGAATCACGTGGACATCAGCATCGATTTCATGCGCCGGATCGCGCAAGCGGCGGCGGCTGAAACCTTGCCGCGTTTCCGCGTACAGGGCGCGGTGGCCAACAAGGAAAAAGGCAGTTTCGACCCGGTCACCGAGGCCGACCGCGAGGCCGAGCGCGCCATCCGGGCGCTGATCTCGGCTGAGTATCCCGATCACGGTATCCTCGGCGAAGAACATGGCAGCGAAAACATCTCCTCAAGGCATGTCTGGGTGATCGATCCGATCGATGGCACCCGCGCCTTCATCTCAGGCTTGCCGGTGTGGGGAACGCTGGTCGGATTGACGGTCGACGATGACGCCGTCGCCGGCATGATGGCGCAGCCCTTCACCGGCGAGCTGTTCTACGCCAACGCTTCCGGCTCCCACTACGAAGGCCCCGGCGGGCCGCGGAAGCTGTCGACCCGCAAGAGGACGAAGCTTGACGAGGCGACCTTGTTCACCACCACGCCGGCGCTTTTCAAGGGCGAGGCGCGCACCCGCTACGACGCGTTCGAGAAACAGATCCAGCTCGCCCGCTACGGCGCCGATTGCTACGCCTTTGCCATGATTGCCTCGGGCAGCGTCGACATCGTCGCCGATCCCGGATTGAAACCCTACGACATCGTGGCGCTGATCCCGATCATCGAAAAGGCCGGCGGCGTCGTCACCACATTCGAGGGCGGTCCGGCGGAAAAGGGCGGCGACATCCTGGCCGCCGCAACGCCGGAGCTTCACGCGGCTGCAATGGCAGCCCTGCGGGGCTGATAGTCGACCCGATCAGCGCGGCTTGATCGAGCGCTGGAATTCCGCCGGCGTTCGCCCGTAGACCTGCCTGAACGCTGAGCTGAAATGGCTGTGGCTGGAGAAGCCGAGGTCCAGGCCGAGCGTGGTCAGATTGTCGTAGCAGCCAAGCAGGTCGAGCGCGCGCGCCAGCCGCAGGCGCAGATGGTAGCGATAGAGCGGCATCGCCTCGACCTGCTGGAAAACCTGCGTGAGATAAACCGGTGATACCCCGACTTCAGCGGCGATCTCGGCCAGCGTCCAGCGCCGCGAAAGATCCGAGGACAGGACGAGCTTGGCGCGATCGACCAGCTTCTGCCGGCCAGCGCTGGCGCCGGCGGCATGCGAGGTGCGCTCGCCGAGGGAGCGCCGCACCAGCGTCAGCGCCAGGGTTTCGGCCTCCAGCGTTTCGGCAATGTTGCGGCTCAGGCTGTGGCGCAGCACCGCCACCAGCGCCTGAGCCCGCGGGTCGATGCGGCGGCGCTGACGACGAAACGCCACGGCGCTGCCCGAGCGCAACTGCTCCTTCGGCGTCAACTCCTGCAGTTGCGCCTCCTCGACAACGAGATCGAGGCAGGAATCGCCACCCTCGACGGGATGGCTGATCCGGTAGCCTTCGGCGTTGTTGAAGAACAACAACTGGTTGGCTTCGGCGACCGCATCGTTGCGGCCGACATGGCGCACGAAGACGCCGCGGTAGGGAAACACAAGATGCGTGGCAGCGGTGCACTCTTCTTCGCTCTTGTGCCGGCATTCGCCGCTGCAGAGGACATCCCTCACCCTGACGGTGCCGGTGTCCAGAAGCGTCTGTACCGTGAACTGCGACATGGTGAGCTGAGACATGGCCGTTGCATTCTACCCTTGCGCCGAAAGCTGCTCCGGCACATTAGGCGATTGGCTTGTCCAAACCTGTCAGGAGACTTCACCTGTCAGGCCCTTCGTGCGGCCATGGCTCAGTCCCACAAACGGCGCATGTATTCGCAGTGAGCGTCGCTGCGCGACAGGCCGATGTCCTTGAGCTGTTCGTCGGTCATTTCGAGCAAGGCAAGGCGGCTTCGGCGCCTTTCCAGTTGACGGCCGATCCAGTTGGCCGCCGCGATGCCTTGTGTCCGCAAGGACCGCCGGAACGTCGCGGTTTGAGTTGTCGGCTGATGTGCGAGGCATTGCGCTGCATGATCGGGGCGCATCGCTCAGGCTTCCCCGTTGCCGGCCACTGATGCGCCGGCTTCGTTCAGCGCAATCGCGCATTCCTCACAGCAGACCTCGACGGTCTTGCCGCCGACCTTGACGCGGATCGGATTGGCGTCCAGCTGGCAATCGCAGGCAGCGCAGGTTTTCTCGGTCATGACGTCATCTCCTTGGCGTTCGGTTCGACACGGAGAGATGAGCATTCCGGGGCGGCACCGGCTGTCAGAATCTTTAGCTCTTTGGGTGCTGCCGGCGCTGCTCCTGACAGAAGGCTGTCAGCAGGCGCAAGCTCAAGGCGCCGTAACATGCAGCGCCGGCGGCATCAGGCTGTGGGGTCGTCGTTGCCGGGTATGAAGGCGTCGAAGGCGGCGAGCAACTGCTCGCGATAGACATCGGCCTCCTGCAGGATCTCGTGTTTCGAGCCATCGATCATCAGCAGCGAGCCGAGGCGCAGACGCCTGGCGTAGGCTTCCACGGCCTTGGTCGAGACGACCTGATCGGCGCCGGCGGCGATCATCAGCAGCGGCACCTGGATCCTGGCCATGAAGTCGGGCTCGCTGATGGCTTCGCCTGCCTTGATTGCCGCCTGCAGCCAGCGGATCGTCGGCCCGCCGAGCGCCAGTTGCGGATAGTGCTCGTAGATTTTCGTGTTGCGCTGATAGCGCCCGGGGTCCGATGTCACCTTGTTGAGGGCGAAGGGCAGGGTTTCCCTGGGACGCGGACCCCAGGCGGCGTAGAGCCGACCGAGGCCGAGAAAGCACAATACCGAGCAGACGCGGCGCGCCGTTTTTGCCGACACGGGCGAGTCGGGCACCGTCAGGAAAGGCGCAATCAGCACCATTCGACGCACCCGGTTGACCATCGACGGCGCCGCGAGCAGCGCGATCACGGCGCCCATCGAATGGGCGAGGATGTAATACGGGCCGCGGCAGTCGGGCAGCACGATGTCCTCGAAGAACTGTTCGAGGTCGCCGGTGTAATCGTAGAAGGAGCGGACATAGCCGCGTTGCGGGTCGGCGATCAGCCGGTCGGAATCGCCCTGGCCGCGCCAGTCGAGCGTGGCGACGCCGAGGCCGCGGTCGGTCAGGTTGCGGATGGTTTCGAAATACTTCTCGATGCACTCGTTGCGGCCGGGCAGCAGCACGACGGTGCCTTTCAGCGGCCGAGTGACCGCGGCAAACAGGCCGTAGCGGATCTTCTTGCCGTCGCGCGTGGTGAAAAAGCCGCCGGCGACATTTTGCGGCGGCGGATTGCCTGGCGTGGGATGGAAGAGATCCGTCATTAGGCGCTTGCGTCTTCGTGGTGTCTCACCCGGCAGGGCGTCGGCATGGTGATAGACGCCAATGGATGAAAAGCAAAGGGAGGACGCCAAGGGGGCGGACGAACGACAAGCAAGGCCGGAAGCAGCCTGCGGCGGCGTGCTTCCGGCCTCTGTCGATCCGGGAGGAAGGGACGTTACACCCGGTCGGCCTCGTCGCGGCGCTTTCATCCGGCGCCGCCTGGTTCTTTATCCTGGGGGCACTCTAGCGCCGGCCGGCTGAACGGGCGCCGAAGCAGCGGTTCATCTGCCGTTCATCGACGCCTCGATTGGCGCTCTTCAAAGATCCTTGAAATGAGCTTTTGCGCTCCCCAAATGTCGGATGCAGCCGCCGATGTCGGGGCTGCTGGTCCACCCGAAACGCCTTTCCAGGGTTTCGCACCGGCCACACGCAAACATGTTGCTCAACAGGAGAACACCTCATGCGTCACGTTGATTTTTCCCCGCTCTATCGCTCGACCGTCGGCTTCGACCGCCTGTTCACCATGCTCGACTCGCTGGCCCAGCCCGATGGCGCGCAGACCTATCCGCCCTACAACATCGAGCGCACCGGCGAGGACGCCTATCGCATCTCGATGGCGGTTGCCGGCTTCTCGGACGAAGAGATTTCGATCGAAGCCCACCGCAACGTGCTGACCGTCAAGGGTGAGCGCAAGGAAGAGGGCAATGGCGAAGGCTCCGAGCTGCTCTACCGCGGCATTGCCTCGCGTTCGTTCGAGCGCCGCTTCCAGCTTGCCGACCATGTCGAGGTCGTCGGCGCCACCCTGAAGAACGGCCTGCTTTTCGTCGACCTTAAGCGCAACATCCCCGAGGAGCTGAAGCCGCGCAAGATCGCGATTACCGCCTCTTCGGCCAACGCCAAGCAGATCGAGGCCAAGAACGCCGCGTGATCAAGACGGCGGCGTCACAACGCCCAAGGTTGAAAGCGTCTCCTCCCGAGACGAAAGCGGCGCCGCGAGGCGCCGCTTTTTTTCGCCGCAGCCTCTGTCACCCCAACCGAAGAGTTCTGGCTCTTTTGCGGCGGGCGCCGTCTTCCCATGAAGGGCGATGTCTGATCTTTCGGCTGATTTTTCCCTGGCCCTAACGGCAACCATTGCGGTGACCTTCCTGCTGGCCGGCATCGTCAAGGGCGTTACCGGTATGGGACTGCCGACGTTGGCGATGGGGCTGCTGGGCACAATCATGCCGCCGGTCGCCGCGGCTTCGCTGCTGATCGTGCCGTCCTTCGTCACCAATATCTGGCAGCTGTTTGCCGGCCCGAGCTTCGGATGGATCCTCAGGCGGCTGTGGCTGATGATGGTCGGCATCGTCGCCGGCACGCTGGCCGGCTCATGGCTGCTGGCCAGCGACAATGTCAAATGGACGACGGCCGGCCTCGGGGCGGCGCTGATCGTCTATGCCGTCTATACGCTGCTGGCGCGGCAGTTGACGGTTCCCGCGTCAGCCGAGCGCTGGTCGTCGCCCATCGTCGGTTTCCTTACCGGCATCGTCACCGGCGGCACCGGCGTGTTCGTCGTGCCCGCTGTACCTTACATTCAGGCGCTGGGCTTGAGCCGTGACGATCTGATCCAGGCGCTCGGCCTGTCCTTCACCGTGTCGACGATCGCGCTCGCTGCCGGCCTTGCCTCGCACGGCGCGTTCCAGGTCGGGCATGTCGCCATGTCGTCGCTGGCGGTTGCGCCGGCCTTGCTCGGCATGTGGCTCGGACAGTTGCTCCGGCAGCGGATCAGCCCGGCGACCTTCCGGCGCTGGTTTCTTGTTTTCCTGATCTTGCTTGGCCTCGAGCTTTTGGCGCGGCCTTTCCTTGCTTAGCGACCGGTGCCGGTTGCGAGAACGGCCTCGATGTTTTGCCGGTGGACGGGCTCGTACAGCGCGAAGTACTCGACCGCGCCCGTGGCGAATATGTCGGCGCCGAAGGTTTTCAGATCCTGCTTCGCAAGATCAGGCTCACGCCGGCAGCGAAGCAGTTTTTGAACGTAGGCTTGCGTGGCGGCGATGAGGCCTTTGTCGTAGCCGCCTCGCTCAATCGCTTCGAGCGAGCCGTGATTGGGCAAGATGCGGTCTATCGGCCACCCGCTCATGCGTTCGAGATCGACCAGATGTTGCGCCAGCCGATCCGCCTCGCTGACATAGGTGATCGGATCCTCGAGCGTGTCGCCCGCCAGGAGCAGGCCGGTTTCGGGCATGAACAGCACCGTGCCGTCATGGCTGTGGATTTCGACCTGACGCAGTTCGACGGCGATCGATCCAACGGCGAGGTCAAGACTGCCTGCGAAGGTCCTGTTCGGCAGCACGAGAGGCTTGATCGGTGGAACACTGCTTTCGATCTCAGCCCGGTTGTTCGCGAGCGCCGAGGCGGTGAGCGTGTTGGCGATAATCTCGCAATCCTGAAACACCTCATTGCCGGCAATATGATCGTCATGCCAGTGGCTGAGCACGACCCGGATCGATGTTGCGCCCATGTCTTCGAGCGTCTGCCTGATGAAGCGCGCGTGAGGCAGCGAAATATGCGTGTCGTAGACAAGCGCCTGCGAACCATCGACGATCGCATAGGTGCAGATGCCGAGGGCATAGGCGCCGTCGTCCAGCCAGTTCGGCTCGTCCGACCAGGCGCGAACGCCGTCAACGCGGCCATCGTAGAAGCCGAGCACGTTTGGCGCCGGGCGAACCAGCCGCATGGTTGAGCCGAGAGGTGGCTTTGTCATTGGCGCGGTCTCGCGGGTTCAGGCGATCATCTGGCCGAAGCGATCGACCTCATCTGAAGTCGTGGCAAAGCTGGTGACGAAGCGATAGAGCAACTCGTCCTCGCCGACATGGCCGTCGAAGCCGTGCGGCCTGTGCCAGTCGTAAAAGGCTGCGCCGACGGATTGCAGCCTTTCGGCTTCCGCCTTTTTCATCACCGCGAACACCTCGTTGGCCTGCGGCAACCAGGCGAGCTTCGCCGTTGCCGAATCCTCGATCGCAGCCGCCAGGCGCGCGGCCATGGCATTGGCATGACGGGCCGTGTCCAGCCACAGGCCGTCCGTGAAGTAGGCGTCGAACTGCGCTGCGATGAAGCGCGACTTGGAGAACAGCTGTGCGGCGCGCTTGCGCAGGAAGGACAACTCCTTGGCGCGGTCTAGATCGAACAGCACCACCGCTTCGGCGCACCAGCAGCCGTTCTTGGTGCCGCCGAACGAGACGATGTCGACGCCGCGCTTCCAGGTCATTTCGGCCGGCGTCGTCTCAAGCGCGACCAATGCGTTGGCAAAACGGGCGCCGTCCATATGCAGCGGCAGGGAAAAGCGTTTGGCGATCTCCGAAATGGTGGAAATGTCGTCGAGCCCGTACACTGTGCCGACTTCGGTCGATTGGGTGATCGAGACGGCCGTCGGGCGTCCCCAATGGACGATTTCGGGTGCGAAACGGGCGACGGCGCGTTCAAGGTTGTGCGGATCGATCTTGCCCAGGGCGCCGTCGACAGCATGGAGACGCGAGCCGCC
This region of Mesorhizobium sp. C432A genomic DNA includes:
- a CDS encoding tyrosine-type recombinase/integrase, translated to MPRPAKGARLYLDPQRREWIIRDVGEVFERTGCSEPDRAGAEKRLGEYIAEKFKPVSRESHLARLSVAEVLTAYGREYAPHKKSAERSGYAIAALLPFWGSRTLADVRGETCRAYAKARGATVQAGTIRRELAALSKAINHWHKEHGPLASVPEVTMPDISPPRDRWLTRTEAAMHLAGALGFYREMWCDVSTRREHYRWRRNRFAVNRHLARFILLGLYTGSRRAAICNVQWMPNTTGGWIDTQRGVMHRRGEGVAETNKRQPPVRLGRRISAHLARWKKIDDAARDAASQEAGEPVSTHLHVVSYMGRGVASVRTAWEMAIDNAWLDPAATGQPPITPHVLRHTRATWMMFAGIDIWEAAGALGMSAKTLDKVYGHHHVDFQKNAAEV
- a CDS encoding helix-turn-helix domain-containing protein is translated as MMNDAHHYTESGLLNVYISGIAVEVDDDGDEIITIPAINELHHVIATGIVDHAKGMSGDELRFLRSEMGLTQAELATLVHRDKQSIGRWERNEVEIDSSIEALVRRLAIEKLELPVNAGIDELSRRSVPTTEAQPINIQKVSNDAHPYELIAA
- a CDS encoding DUF4258 domain-containing protein → MTSTQPWDAGRATIEIRAIAKNPKLNLSYKLHARDRLSERGLIVSDVLHALKYGNVYQAPIPATRAGHFRYRIECKTPNGGSRSIGVVLIPAKTGSLIKVISVMWIDEFERIAGSIIGVQDDE
- the cpdR gene encoding cell cycle two-component system response regulator CpdR; protein product: MARILLAEDDDDMRRFLVKALERAGYHVSDFDNGASAYERLREEPFSLLLTDIVMPEMDGIELARRATEIDPDLKVMFITGFAAVALNPDSKAPKDAKVLSKPFHLRDLVNEVEKMLQAA
- a CDS encoding N-formylglutamate amidohydrolase gives rise to the protein MAVSHHDALLFPGSFKLTTAAEDFSVVPPFEIRSGAEQRVPFVFNSPHSGRYYPDRFLAMARLDRNAIRRSEDCYVDELFGSAVVLGAPMLAANFPRAYLDVNREPWELDPRMFAEPVPSFCNIRSARVAGGLGTVPKLVGEGLDIYSGRLPLAEAVQRIEAVYKPYHETLKRLLTRTHARFGYAVLIDCHSMPASIRVGDSGLRPDFIVGDRFGISATAALTETAIGLLIGMGYTVAHNKPYAGGFITEHYGRPARHLHALQIEVNRGLYMNERTFQKSAGFDALADDMARFSADLMAMPDHHFIDLPLAAE
- the hisN gene encoding histidinol-phosphatase, whose protein sequence is MDISIDFMRRIAQAAAAETLPRFRVQGAVANKEKGSFDPVTEADREAERAIRALISAEYPDHGILGEEHGSENISSRHVWVIDPIDGTRAFISGLPVWGTLVGLTVDDDAVAGMMAQPFTGELFYANASGSHYEGPGGPRKLSTRKRTKLDEATLFTTTPALFKGEARTRYDAFEKQIQLARYGADCYAFAMIASGSVDIVADPGLKPYDIVALIPIIEKAGGVVTTFEGGPAEKGGDILAAATPELHAAAMAALRG
- a CDS encoding AraC family transcriptional regulator, with protein sequence MSQFTVQTLLDTGTVRVRDVLCSGECRHKSEEECTAATHLVFPYRGVFVRHVGRNDAVAEANQLLFFNNAEGYRISHPVEGGDSCLDLVVEEAQLQELTPKEQLRSGSAVAFRRQRRRIDPRAQALVAVLRHSLSRNIAETLEAETLALTLVRRSLGERTSHAAGASAGRQKLVDRAKLVLSSDLSRRWTLAEIAAEVGVSPVYLTQVFQQVEAMPLYRYHLRLRLARALDLLGCYDNLTTLGLDLGFSSHSHFSSAFRQVYGRTPAEFQRSIKPR
- a CDS encoding DUF1127 domain-containing protein → MRPDHAAQCLAHQPTTQTATFRRSLRTQGIAAANWIGRQLERRRSRLALLEMTDEQLKDIGLSRSDAHCEYMRRLWD
- a CDS encoding alpha/beta hydrolase encodes the protein MTDLFHPTPGNPPPQNVAGGFFTTRDGKKIRYGLFAAVTRPLKGTVVLLPGRNECIEKYFETIRNLTDRGLGVATLDWRGQGDSDRLIADPQRGYVRSFYDYTGDLEQFFEDIVLPDCRGPYYILAHSMGAVIALLAAPSMVNRVRRMVLIAPFLTVPDSPVSAKTARRVCSVLCFLGLGRLYAAWGPRPRETLPFALNKVTSDPGRYQRNTKIYEHYPQLALGGPTIRWLQAAIKAGEAISEPDFMARIQVPLLMIAAGADQVVSTKAVEAYARRLRLGSLLMIDGSKHEILQEADVYREQLLAAFDAFIPGNDDPTA
- a CDS encoding Hsp20 family protein; translation: MRHVDFSPLYRSTVGFDRLFTMLDSLAQPDGAQTYPPYNIERTGEDAYRISMAVAGFSDEEISIEAHRNVLTVKGERKEEGNGEGSELLYRGIASRSFERRFQLADHVEVVGATLKNGLLFVDLKRNIPEELKPRKIAITASSANAKQIEAKNAA
- a CDS encoding sulfite exporter TauE/SafE family protein; translation: MSDLSADFSLALTATIAVTFLLAGIVKGVTGMGLPTLAMGLLGTIMPPVAAASLLIVPSFVTNIWQLFAGPSFGWILRRLWLMMVGIVAGTLAGSWLLASDNVKWTTAGLGAALIVYAVYTLLARQLTVPASAERWSSPIVGFLTGIVTGGTGVFVVPAVPYIQALGLSRDDLIQALGLSFTVSTIALAAGLASHGAFQVGHVAMSSLAVAPALLGMWLGQLLRQRISPATFRRWFLVFLILLGLELLARPFLA
- a CDS encoding MBL fold metallo-hydrolase, with the protein product MTKPPLGSTMRLVRPAPNVLGFYDGRVDGVRAWSDEPNWLDDGAYALGICTYAIVDGSQALVYDTHISLPHARFIRQTLEDMGATSIRVVLSHWHDDHIAGNEVFQDCEIIANTLTASALANNRAEIESSVPPIKPLVLPNRTFAGSLDLAVGSIAVELRQVEIHSHDGTVLFMPETGLLLAGDTLEDPITYVSEADRLAQHLVDLERMSGWPIDRILPNHGSLEAIERGGYDKGLIAATQAYVQKLLRCRREPDLAKQDLKTFGADIFATGAVEYFALYEPVHRQNIEAVLATGTGR